The following proteins come from a genomic window of Solea solea chromosome 3, fSolSol10.1, whole genome shotgun sequence:
- the LOC131456772 gene encoding extracellular calcium-sensing receptor, which translates to MMFAIEEINNSSELLPGLTLGYTIFDSCPSIPLSIKASLNLMNRYASGEVSCPGLSNVHAVIGETTSTSTIGIARTVGPFHIPVISHSATCACLSNRRDYPSFFRTIPSDIYQSKALAKLVKHFGWTWVGAIRTNSDYGNGGMATFLEAAKKEGVCVEYSVAIYRTDPRKRFLEVVDIIKKSTSKVIVAFADGTDLDILIKELHAQNVTGLQWVGSEGWITYRYIASPVNYAVVQGAVGFAALNAHIPGLQEFLVDSRPSTTPGDRGLLELWEKVFSCTLTPHAETQGSVAACTGKESLRDTNTRFTDVSDASLLNNVYKATYAVGHALHMLFTCKDGQGPFENNTCADRENIQSWQVLHYLTQVNFTTKIGENVFFDELGDPVARYALVNWQMGETGYILFETIGYYDASHPEGQQFEMKGDRKAVWADESLEVPRSICSERCLPGTRRAFVKGKPICCFDCIICAEGEFSNSTNAVKCDKCPPDYKSNEERNSCDLKVIEFLTFRELMGILLVTFSVFGACLAMTIALIFFHYRQTPIVRANNSELSFLLLFSLTLCFLCSLTFIGRPSEWSCMLRHTAFGITFVLCISCVLGKTIVVLMAFKATLPGSNVMKWFGPAQQRLSVLAFTLIQVLICILWLTIKPPFPLKNTEHYKEKIILECALGSPVGFWAVLGYIGLLALLCFFLAFLARKLPDNFNEAKFITFSMLIFCAVWITFIPAYVSSPGKFTVAVEIFAILASSYGLLFCIFIPKCYIILLKPENNTKKHLMGKLTPRDL; encoded by the exons ATGATGTTCGCCATAGAGGAGATCAACAACAGCTCGGAGCTGCTGCCAGGGTTGACACTCGGCTACACGATCTTTGACTCCTGCCCCAGTATCCCTCTGTCCATCAAGGCGTCATTAAACCTGATGAACAGGTATGCCAGTGGGGAAGTAAGCTGCCCCGGACTCTCCAATGTACATGCAGTCATAGGAGAAACCACATCTACCTCCACAATAGGTATTGCACGCACTGTGGGACCCTTCCATATACCTGTG ATCAGTCACTCAGCTACTTGTGCATGTCTTAGTAACAGAAGGGATTACCCGTCCTTCTTCAGAACGATACCAAGTGACATTTACCAGAGCAAAGCGTTGGCAAAGCTGGTAAAACACTTTGGCTGGACCTGGGTGGGGGCTATCAGAACTAACAGTGACTATGGAAATGGTGGCATGGCCACGTTCCTGGAAGCAGCTAAAAAGGAAGGTGTATGTGTTGAGTACTCGGTGGCTATTTACAGGACTGACCCCAGAAAGCGGTTCTTAGAGGTGGTTGATATTATAAAGAAATCCACGTCTAAAGTGATCGTGGCATTCGCTGATGGCACAGATCTTGACATTCTCATCAAAGAGCTTCATGCTCAGAATGTGACCGGCCTGCAGTGGGTGGGCAGTGAGGGCTGGATCACATATCGCTATATTGCCTCTCCTGTCAACTACGCCGTGGTTCAGGGGGCAGTAGGCTTTGCGGCACTCAACGCTCACATCCCTGGATTACAGGAGTTCCTGGTCGACAGCAGACCCTCGACCACACCAGGAGACCGGGGACTGCTGGAGCTGTGGGAGAAGGTGTTCAGCTGCACCCTGACTCCCCATGCAGAGACTCAGGGTTCAGTGGCAGCGTGCACTGGAAAGGAGTCTCTGCGGGATACAAACACACGCTTCACTGATGTTTCAGACGCTAGTCTGCTGAATAATGTTTACAAGGCTACATACGCTGTAGGCCATGCACTGCACATGCTGTTTACCTGCAAAGATGGACAGGGGCCTTTTGAGAACAACACCTGTGCTGACAGGGAAAATATTCAATCATGGCAG GTGCTGCATTATCTGACTCAGGTGAATTTCACCACTAAGATTGGTGAAAATGTGTTCTTTGATGAGTTGGGGGACCCTGTGGCACGTTACGCTCTGGTAAACTGGCAGATGGGTGAGACAGGTTACATACTCTTTGAGACCATTGGTTACTATGATGCTTCCCATCCTGAGGGTCAGCAGTTTGAGATGAAAGGAGACAGAAAAGCCGTCTGGGCAGATGAGAGTCTTGAG GTGCCACGGTCCATTTGCAGTGAAAGGTGTTTGCCAGGGACCCGTCGGGCTTTTGTGAAGGGCAAACCTATCTGCTGCTTCGATTGCATCATCTGTGCTGAAGGGGAGTTCAGCAACAGTACAA ATGcagtgaaatgtgacaaatgtccGCCCGACTACAAGTCCAATGAAGAGAGGAACAGCTGTGACTTGAAAGTCATCGAGTTCCTCACCTTCAGAGAACTCATGGGTATACTGTTGGTCACTTTCTCGGTCTTCGGGGCGTGTCTGGCGATGACAATAGCCTTGATTTTTTTCCACTACAGGCAGACTCCCATTGTCAGAGCCAACAACTCTGAGCTGagcttcctgctgctcttctccttgactctgtgtttcctgtgctCTCTGACCTTCATTGGCCGGCCGTCAGAGTGGTCCTGCATGCTGAGACACACTGCGTTCGGCATCACCTTTGTCCTCTGTATCTCTTGTGTTCTGGGGAAAACCATAGTTGTATTAATGGCCTTTAAAGCGACACTTCCAGGCAGTAATGTGATGAAATGGTTTGGACCCGCACAGCAGAGACTCAGCGTTCTGGCTTTCACTCTCATACAGGTTTTAATTTGTATTCTGTGGCTGACGATCAAACCTCCATTTCCCTTAAAAAATACAGAACACTATAAAGAGAAGATTATACTGGAGTGTGCTCTGGGTTCACCTGTCGGCTTCTGGGCTGTGTTAGGATACATAGGACTCTTAgctttgttatgtttttttctcgCCTTTTTGGCTCGAAAGTTGCCAGATAATTTTAACGAAGCTAAGTTCATCACGTTCAGCATGTTAATATTCTGTGCAGTCTGGATCACATTTATTCCGGCTTATGTCAGCTCACCTGGAAAATTCACTGTGGCTGTGGAGATATTTGCTATTTTAGCCTCTAGTTATGGACTTCTCTTCTGCATTTTTATTCCCAAGTGTTACATCATTTTATTGAAACCTGAGAACAAtacaaagaaacatttaatgGGTAAATTGACCCCAAGAGacctttaa
- the LOC131456796 gene encoding extracellular calcium-sensing receptor, whose product MLRSPEFPLLSKEGDVIIGGAFSIHSHITNPPLSFTELPEPLKCSRINLREFRFAQTMIFAIEEINNSSSLLPNISIGYKLFDSCGSTLASTRAVMALMNEEERTPRQTCWSQSPVHAIIGASESSSTIVMVQIAGTFQIPVISHFATCACLSNRKEYPFFFRTIPSDYYQSRALAKLVKHLGWTWVGAVRSDNDYGNNGMTAFIAAASQEGVCVEYSVAISRTDRSEQVSRLIRVIREGSARVLVAFLAQGEMDILLEETLKQNMTGLQWVGSESWITSGYFSHKRYSAILTGSLGFNIKKTKIAGLREFLLTVGPHQDPHNNILKEFWEETFGCSFQSTHGPTQCHGSERLQDVNNPFTDVSELRISNNVYKAVYAVAHALHEMLKCGQSGEVGNQSCTWKDYLELKQVAKQLQGVNFTLGSGERVYFDKNGDPAATYELVNWQKNQAGDTVFVAVGSYDASQPDGKQFNMNGLQITWPADSLKRPHSVCSESCLPGFRQAVIKGKPICCFSCIACAAGEISNSNNSAECSQCPLEYWSNEDKSQCVPKVIEFLSYGETMGALLTSFSLFGAGLTLLVSGIFFHFRHTPLVKASNSELSFLLLFSLTMCFLCSLTFIGQPTKWSCMLRHTAFGITFALCMSCILAKTVAVVMAFKAKMPANPLPQCSALCQRTSVLSCTLLQVIVCVMWLSLAPPLPHKNTAIATERIILECHFGSAIGFWAVLGYIGLLAVLCLILAFLARKLPDNFNEAKFITFSMLIFCTVWLTFIPAYVSSPGKFTVAVEIFAILASSFGLLCCIYAPKCYILLFKPERNTKRHMMGRN is encoded by the exons TGCCATCGAAGAGATCAACAACAGCAGTTCTTTACTACCTAACATCTCCATTGGTTATAAGCTGTTCGACAGCTGCGGTTCGACTTTGGCTTCGACACGTGCCGTGATGGCTCTGAtgaatgaggaggagaggacaccGAGACAGACCTGCTGGAGTCAGTCACCTGTTCATGCCATCATTGGAGCATCTGAGTCCTCCTCCACTATTGTGATGGTACAGATTGCAGGGACGTTTCAAATACCAGTG ATCAGCCACTTTGCTACATGTGCTTGTCTAAGTAACAGGAAGGAGTACCCCTTCTTCTTCAGAACCATCCCCAGTGACTACTACCAGAGCCGGGCACTGGCTAAACTGGTGAAACACCTTGGCTGGACATGGGTTGGGGCAGTTAGAAGTGACAACGACTATGGTAACAATGGCATGACTGCTTTTATTGCGGCTGCAAGTCAGGAAGGGGTTTGTGTGGAGTACTCAGTGGCCATTTCACGAACTGACCGCAGTGAGCAGGTCTCCAGGCTGATCAGAGTGATCCGTGAGGGAAGTGCAAGAGTTTTAGTTGCCTTTCTCGCCCAGGGTGAGATGGACATCCTCCTTGAGGAAACTTTGAAGCAAAACATGACTGGGTTGCAGTGGGTTGGCAGTGAATCCTGGATTACATCAGGTTACTTTTCCCATAAGAGGTACTCTGCCATTCTGACAGGGTCTCTGGGCTTcaacattaaaaagacaaagattGCAGGATTACGAGAGTTTCTTTTAACAGTGGGCCCACATCAGGACCCTCATAATAATATACTAAAAGAGTTCTGGGAAGAAACCTTTGGCTGCAGTTTCCAGTCCACTCATGGCCCGACCCAGTGCCACGGCTCTGAGAGATTGCAGGACGTCAACAACCCCTTCACAGATGTGTCAGAGTTAAGGATATCTAACAACGTCTATAAGGCTGTATATGCTGTGGCACATGCTTTgcatgaaatgttgaaatgcggACAAAGCGGTGAAGTCGGAAACCAGTCCTGTACATGGAAAGATTATTTAGAACTAAAACAG GTTGCAAAGCAGCTCCAAGGTGTGAATTTCACGCTTGGGTCTGGAGAGAGAGtgtattttgacaaaaatggagACCCTGCAGCAACATATGAACTGGTGAACTGGCAGAAAAACCAGGCAGGAGACACAGTGTTTGTGGCTGTAGGGAGCTATGATGCATCACAACCAGATGGAAAACAGTTCAACATGAATGGACTTCAGATTACGTGGCCCGCTGACTCCCTCAAG AGGCCACACTCTGTTTGCAGTGAGAGTTGTCTGCCAGGTTTTCGTCAGGCTGTGATTAAAGGAAAACCCATCTGCTGTTTCTCCTGCATCGCCTGTGCTGCTGGAGAGATTAGCAACTCCAACA ATTCTGCAGAATGCTCTCAGTGTCCACTGGAGTACTGGTCAAACGAAGATAAGAGCCAGTGTGTTCCAAAGGTGATCGAGTTCCTGTCTTACGGAGAAACCATGGGTGccctcctcacctccttctCATTATTTGGAGCAGGTTTAACGCTCCTGGTGTCAggcattttctttcatttccgtCACACACCTCTTGTCAAAGCCAGTAACTCGGAGCTGAGTTTCCTGCTACTCTTCTCCTTGACTATGTGTTTCCTATGTTCTCTGACCTTCATAGGCCAGCCCACCAAGTGGTCCTGCATGCTGCGACACACTGCTTTTGGCATCACCTTTGCCCTGTGCATGTCTTGCATCTTAGCCAAGACCGTAGCAGTTGTCATGGCGTTTAAGGCTAAAATGCCTGCAAACCCACTTCCTCAGTGTTCTGCCCTGTGTCAGAGAACAAGTGTTCTTAGCTGCACTCTACTGCAGGTTATAGTTTGTGTCATGTGGCTAAGTCTCGCCCCGCCGTTGCCCCACAAAAACACTGCCATTGCCACAGAGAGGATTATTCTGGAGTGCCATTTTGGCTCTGCGATCGGCTTCTGGGCTGTGTTGGGGTATATCGGACTTTTGGCTGTGCTCTGCCTCATCCTTGCTTTTCTGGCACGAAAATTGCCGGATAATTTCAATGAAGCCAAATTTATCACCTTCAGCATGCTAATATTCTGCACAGTCTGGCTCACTTTCATCCCAGCATATGTCAGTTCTCCTGGGAAGTTCACTGTAGCTGTGGAAATATTTGCTATTCTAGCCTCTAGCTTTGGATTGCTTTGCTGTATATATGCtccaaaatgttatattttactATTTAAACCAGAGAGAAATACTAAAAGGCATATGATGGGGAGAAACTAG
- the LOC131457139 gene encoding extracellular calcium-sensing receptor-like yields the protein MLGGIFSFHSNWKNRWENYTQRPSPLECTSLNFRGFQFAQAMRFAVEEINNSTDLLPAVSLGYKIYDTCGSIARGVRAALALANGNEVTSAPSNTPCIRPAQVLAIMGETSSSPCMAIATVIGPLHIPMISYFATCACLSDKTKYPSCLRTIPSDYYQSRALALLVKHFGWTWVGAIRSNNDYGNNGMAIFTETAQQLGVCLEYSVAVLRTDPPEKIQKIIDIIKASTSKVIVAFLSHMDMDVLIHELTHHNLTGYQWVGSESWIFDTQIAKLDRHHILDGAIGLSIPKAHVSGMREFILDVKPLNSTSTDFFTEFWETLFSCKFKQSKSSSSSSSSSSGNQRECTGHEDLTKVHNSFTDMSLMPIFNNVYKGVYAVAHALHRVLGCNETCNNKVQPDPFTILQHIRKIHFKTKEGHKVYFNEDGDPAAKYDIINWQATEHGAVDFVTVGLYDASLPSDKQLNLQNKSLFFAQNSKVVPVSVCSEMCPPGTRKVLHKGKPICCFDCIRCAEGEISNITDSITCVQCHPEFWSNERRDACVKKEIEFLSYEEIMGALLTAASLFGTFTTAFVALIFFMHRKSPIVRANNSELSFLLLFSLTLCFLCSLSFIGQPSEWSCMLRHTAFGITFVLCISCILGKTMVVLMAFRATLPGSNVMKWFGPAQQRLSVLAFTLTQIVICIIWLTSSPPFPFKNFQELKDKIILECALGSAVGFMAVLGYIGILAILCFILAFLARKLPDNLNEAKFITFSMLIFCAVWITFIPAYVSSPGKFSVAVEIFAILASSFGLLFCIFIPKCYIILLKPEKNTKKSMMGKMILN from the exons ATGTTGGGGGGAATATTCTCTTTCCACAGCAACTGGAAAAACAGATGGGAAAACTACACACAAAGACCATCACCACTGGAATGTACCAG TTTGAATTTCAGGGGGTTCCAGTTTGCCCAGGCTATGCGTTTTGCCGTTGAGGAGATTAATAACTCCACAGACCTACTGCCTGCCGTCTCTCTGGGTTATAAAATCTATGACACCTGTGGCTCCATTGCCAGAGGTGTGAGAGCTGCACTGGCACTGGCAAATGGTAATGAAGTGACTTCTGCTCCCTCCAACACACCATGTATCAGACCTGCACAGGTGCTGGCCATTATGGGAGaaacttcctcttctccttgtATGGCCATAGCTACTGTCATCGGGCCACTTCATATCCCAATG aTCAGCTACTTTGCCACCTGTGCTTGTCTCAGTGACAAAACCAAGTACCCGTCCTGCCTTAGAACGATACCCAGTGACTACTACCAGAGCAGAGCCCTGGCCCTTTTAGTCAagcactttggttggacttgggtgGGAGCAATTAGAAGCAATAATGATTATGGTAATAATGGAATGGCTATATTCACAGAGACTGCACAGCAGCTGGGCGTCTGTCTGGAGTATTCTGTTGCTGTCTTGAGAACAGATCCAccagaaaaaatacaaaagataATTGATATCATCAAGGCTTCCACCTCCAAGGTAATTGTTGCTTTCCTCTCCCACATGGATATGGATGTGCTAATACATGAGTTGACCCACCACAACTTAACTGGATACCAGTGGGTAGGAAGTGAAAGCTGGATTTTcgatacacaaattgcaaaacTAGATAGGCATCACATTCTGGATGGTGCCATAGGCCTGTCCATCCCTAAAGCACATGTCAGTGGCATGAGAGAGTTCATACTGGACGTGAAACCACTCAATTCAACAAGTACTGACTTTTTCACAGAGTTCTGGGAGACATTATTTAGCTGCAAGTTCAAGCAGTcaaagtcatcatcatcatcatcatcatcatcatcagggaATCAGAGAGAATGTACTGGACATGAAGATCTAACTAAAGTCCATAACAGCTTCACTGATATGTCACTCATGCCTATATTTAACAATGTCTACAAAGGAGTGTATGCTGTGGCCCACGCACTTCACCGTGTTCTTGGCTGTAATGAAACATGTAACAACAAGGTGCAGCCAGATCCATTCACA ATTTTACAGCACATAAGAAAGATTCACTTCAAAACAAAGGAAGGACACAAGGTTTACTTTAATGAGGATGGAGACCCAGCAGCAAAGTATGACATTATCAACTGGCAGGCAACAGAACATGGTGCTGTGGACTTTGTCACTGTTGGTCTTTATGATGCTTCTTTACCTTCAGACAAACAGCTGAATCtgcaaaataaatctcttttttttgcacagaaCTCAAAAGTG GTGCCCGTGTCAGTTTGCAGTGAGATGTGTCCCCCAGGAACTCGCAAGGTTCTCCATAAAGGAAAACCtatctgctgctttgactgCATAAGATGTGCAGAGGGAGAAATAAGCAACATTACAG ATTCTATCACCTGTGTGCAGTGTCATCCTGAATTCTGGTCAAATGAGAGAAGAGATGCCTGCGTGAAGAAGGAGATAGAGTTTCTATCATATGAAGAAATTATGGGAGCACTTCTCACTGCAGCGTCCCTATTTGGAACATTCACGACTGCCTTTGTggctcttatttttttcatgcacAGGAAATCTCCCATTGTCAGAGCCAACAACTCTGAGCTGagcttcctgctgctcttctccttgactctgtgtttcctgtgttctctGAGCTTCATTGGCCAGCCTTCAGAGTGGTCCTGCATGCTGCGACACACTGCGTTCGGCATCACTTTTGTCCTGTGCATCTCTTGTATCCTGGGGAAAACTATGGTGGTCTTAATGGCCTTCAGGGCGACACTTCCAGGAAGTAATGTGATGAAATGGTTTGGGCCTGCACAGCAAAGACTCAGCGTTCTggctttcactctcacacaaatTGTCATATGTATCATCTGGTTAACAAGTTCTCCTCCTTTTCCATTCAAGAATTTTCAAGAACTCAAGGACAAGATCATCCTGGAGTGTGCTCTGGGCTCAGCTGTAGGCTTTATGGCTGTACTTGGATATATAGGAATTCTGGCCatcctgtgttttattcttgCTTTTCTGGCTCGGAAATTGCCTGATAACCTTAATGAAGCTAaattcatcactttcagcatgttgataTTCTGTGCAGTCTGGATCACCTTTATCCCAGCCTATGTCAGCTCTCCTGGAAAGTTCAGTGTTGCTGT
- the LOC131457138 gene encoding extracellular calcium-sensing receptor-like, translating to MLGGIFSFHSSWKNRWENYADKPSPLECTSLNFRGFQFAQAMRFAVEEINNSTDLLPAVSLGYKFYDTCGSIARGVRAALALANGNEVTSAPSNTPCIRPAQVLAIMGETSSSPCMAIATVIGPFHIPMISHFATCACLSDKTKYPSFLRTIPSDYYQSRALALLVKHFGWTWVGAIRTNDDYGNNGMAIFTETAQQLGVCLEYSVSVFRTDPQEKIQKIIDIIKASTSKVIVAFLSHMDMDVLIHELTHHNLTGYQWVGSESWIFDSQIAKLDRHHILDGSIGLSIPTAHVSGMREFMLDVKPLNSTSTEFFTEFYESLFSCKFNQSKSSLSGNQRECTGHEDLTGVHNSFTDMSLMPIFNNVYKGVYAVAHALHRVLGCNETCNNKVQPDPFTILQHIRKIHFKTKEGDEVFFNEDGDPAAKYEVINWQPTEHGVVDFATVGLYDASLPSDKQLNLQNKSLFFAQNSKVVPVSVCSEMCPPGTRKVLHKGKPVCCFDCIRCAEGEISNVTDSITCVQCHPEFWSNERRDACVKKEIEFLSYEEIMGALLTAASLFGTFTTAFVSLIFFMHRKSPIVRANNSELSFLLLFSLTLCFLCSLSFIGQPSEWSCMLRHTAFGITFVLCISCILGKTMVVLMAFRATLPGSNMMKWFGPAQQRLSVLAFTLIQIIICIIWLTSSPPFPLKNFQELKDKIILECALGSAVGFWAVLGYIGILAILCFILAFLARKLPDNFNEAKFITFSMLIFCAVWITFIPAYVSSPGKFSVAVEIFAILASSFGLLFCIFIPKCYIILLKPEKNTKKSMMGKMIPN from the exons ATGTTGGGGGGAATATTCTCTTTCCACAGCAGCTGGAAAAATAGATGGGAAAACTACGCAGACAAGCCATCACCACTGGAATGTACAAG tTTGAATTTCAGGGGTTTCCAGTTTGCCCAGGCTATGCGTTTTGCCGTCGAGGAGATTAATAACTCCACAGACCTACTGCCTGCTGTCTCTCTGGGTTATAAATTTTATGACACCTGTGGCTCCATTGCCAGAGGTGTGAGAGCTGCACTGGCACTGGCAAATGGTAATGAAGTGACTTCTGCTCCCTCCAACACACCATGTATCAGACCTGCACAGGTGCTGGCCATTATGGGAGAAACATCCTCTTCTCCTTGTATGGCCATAGCTACTGTCATCGGGCCATTTCATATCCCAATG ATCAGCCACTTTGCCACCTGTGCTTGTCTCAGTGACAAAACCAAGTACCCGTCCTTCCTCAGAACGATACCCAGTGACTACTACCAGAGCAGAGCCCTGGCCCTTTTGGTCAagcactttggttggacttgggtgGGAGCAATCAGAACCAATGATGATTATGGTAATAATGGAATGGCTATATTCACAGAGACTGCACAGCAGCTGGGCGTCTGTCTGGAGTattctgtttctgtctttaGAACGGATCCacaagaaaaaatacaaaagataATTGATATCATCAAGGCTTCCACCTCCAAGGTAATTGTTGCTTTCCTCTCCCACATGGATATGGATGTGCTAATACATGAGTTGACCCACCACAACTTAACTGGATACCAGTGGGTAGGAAGTGAAAGCTGGATCTTTGATTCACAAATTGCAAAACTAGATAGGCATCACATTCTCGATGGTTCCATAGGCCTGTCCATCCCTACAGCACATGTCAGTGGCATGAGAGAGTTCATGCTGGACGTGAAGCCACTCAATTCAACAAGTACTGAATTTTTCACAGAGTTCTATGAGTCATTATTTAGCTGCAAGTTCAATCAATCAAAGTCATCATTATCAGGGAATCAGAGAGAATGTACTGGACATGAAGATCTGACTGGAGTCCATAACAGCTTCACTGATATGTCACTCATGCCTATATTTAACAATGTCTACAAAGGAGTGTATGCTGTGGCCCACGCACTTCACCGTGTTCTTGGCTGTAATGAAACATGTAACAACAAGGTGCAGCCAGATCCCTTCACA ATTTTACAGCACATAAGAAAGATTCACTTCAAAACAAAGGAAGGAGACGAGGTTTTCTTTAATGAGGATGGAGACCCAGCAGCAAAGTATGAAGTTATCAACTGGCAGCCAACAGAACATGGTGTTGTGGACTTTGCCACTGTTGGTCTTTATGATGCTTCTTTACCTTCAGACAAACAGCTGAATCtgcaaaataaatctcttttttttgcacagaaCTCAAAAGTG GTGCCCGTGTCAGTTTGCAGTGAGATGTGTCCCCCAGGAACTCGCAAGGTTCTCCATAAAGGAAAACCTgtctgctgctttgactgtaTAAGATGTGCAGAGGGAGAAATAAGCAACGTCACAG ATTCTATCACCTGTGTGCAGTGTCATCCTGAATTCTGGTCAAATGAGAGAAGAGATGCCTGTGTGAAGAAGGAGATAGAGTTCCTATCATATGAAGAAATTATGGGAGCACTTCTCACTGCAGCGTCCCTATTTGGAACATTCACGACTGCTTTTGTATCGCTGATTTTTTTCATGCACAGGAAATCTCCCATTGTCAGAGCCAACAACTCTGAGCTGagcttcctgctgctcttctccttgactctgtgtttcctgtgttctctGAGCTTCATTGGCCAGCCGTCAGAGTGGTCCTGCATGCTGCGACACACTGCGTTCGGCATCACTTTTGTCCTGTGCATCTCTTGTATCCTGGGGAAAACTATGGTGGTCTTAATGGCCTTCAGGGCGACACTTCCAGGAAGTAATATGATGAAATGGTTTGGGCCTGCACAGCAGAGACTCAGCGTTCTGGCTTTCACTCTCATTCAAATTATCATATGTATCATCTGGTTAACAAGTTCTCCTCCTTTTCCATTGAAGAATTTTCAAGAACTCAAGGACAAGATCATCCTGGAGTGTGCTCTGGGCTCAGCTGTAGGCTTTTGGGCTGTACTTGGATATATAGGAATTCTGGCCatcctgtgttttattcttgCTTTTCTGGCTCGGAAATTGCCCGATAACTTTAATGAAGCTAaattcatcactttcagcatgttgataTTCTGTGCAGTCTGGATCACTTTTATCCCAGCCTATGTCAGCTCTCCTGGAAAGTTCAGTGTTGCTGTCGAAATATTTGCTATTCTGGCTTCAAGTTTTGGattgttgttttgcatttttattccaAAATGCTACATTATCTTATTAAAACCAGAGAAGAATACAAAGAAGAGTATGATGGGGAAGATGATACCAAACTAA